A segment of the Dehalococcoidales bacterium genome:
CAAGGGTAATAATCCCGGAGACATCGTCATATTGCAGTCTCCGATTATGACCACGGACAACACCCTCGTATCCGTCTTCGATGCCGATAACCTCTAACCCATATTCGATTATAGCTTTTTTGGTAACTGCCCGAATGACGGCATTCAGGCCGGGGCAATCTCCCCCACCGGTAAGAATAGCGATT
Coding sequences within it:
- a CDS encoding 6-phosphofructokinase; amino-acid sequence: MGKHNRIAILTGGGDCPGLNAVIRAVTKKAIIEYGLEVIGIEDGYEGVVRGHNRRLQYDDVSGIITL